From the Homo sapiens chromosome 1, GRCh38.p14 Primary Assembly genome, one window contains:
- the IVNS1ABP gene encoding influenza virus NS1A-binding protein isoform X3, whose protein sequence is MVQTLYYSADHKLLDGNLLDGQAEVFGSDDDHIQFVQKKPPRENGHKQISSSSTGCLSSPNATVQSPKHEWKIVASEKTSNNTYLCLAVLDGIFCVIFLHGRNSPQSSPTSTPKLSKSLSFEMQQDELIEKPMSPMQYARSGLGTAEMNGKLIAAGGYNREECLRTVECYNPHTDHWSFLAPMRTPRARFQMAVLMGQLYVVGGSNGHSDDLSCGEMYDSNIDDWIPVPELRTNRCNAGVCALNGKLYIVGGSDPYGQKGLKNCDVFDPVTKLWTSCAPLNIRRHQSAVCELGGYLYIIGGAESWNCLNTVERYNPENNTWTLIAPMNVARRGAGVAVLNGKLFVCGGFDGSHAISCVEMYDPTRNEWKMMGNMTSPRSNAGIATVGNTIYAVGGFDGNEFLNTVEVYNLESNEWSPYTKIFQF, encoded by the exons GTTCAAACCTTGTACTACTCAGCTGATCACAAGCTGCTTGATGGGAACCTACTAGATGGACAGGCTGAGGTGTTTGGCAGTGATGATGACCACATTCAGTTTGTGCAG AAAAAGCCACCACGTGAGAATGGCCATAAGCAGATAAGTAGCAGTTCAACTGGATGTCTCTCTTCTCCAAATGCTACAGTACAAAGCCCTAAGCATGAGTGGAAAATCGTTGCTTCAGAAAAGACTTCAA ATAACACTTACTTGTGCCTGGCTGTGCTGGATGGTATATTCTGTGTCATTTTTCTTCATGGGAGAAACAGCCCACAGAGCTCACCAACAAGTACTCCAAAACTAAGTAAGAGTTTAAGCTTTGAGATGCAACAAGATGAGCTAATCGAAAAGCCCATGTCTCCTATGCAGTACGCACGATCTGGTCTGGGAACAGCAGAGATGAATGGCAAACTCATAGCTGCAG GTGGCTATAACAGAGAGGAATGTCTTCGAACAGTCGAATGCTATAATCCACATACAGATCACTGGTCCTTTCTTGCTCCCATGAGAACACCAAGAGCCCGATTTCAAATGGCTGTACTCATG GGCCAGCTCTATGTGGTAGGTGGATCAAATGGCCACTCAGATGACCTGAGTTGTGGAGAGATGTATGATTCAAACATAGATGACTGGATTCCTGTTCCAGAATTGAGAACTAACCGTTGTAATGCAG GAGTGTGTGCTCTGAATGGAAAGTTATACATCGTTGGTGGCTCTGATCCATATGGTCAAAAAGGACTGAAAAATTGTGATGTATTTGATCCTGTAACAAAGTTGTGGACAAGCTGTGCCCCTCTTAACATTc GGAGACACCAGTCTGCAGTCTGTGAGCTTGGTGGTTATTTGTACATAATCGGAGGTGCAGAATCTTGGAATTGTCTGAACACAGTAGAACGATACAATCCTGAAAATAATACCTGGACTTTAATTGCACCCATGAATGTGGCTAGGCGAGGAGCTGGAGTGGCTGTTCTTAATG GAAAACTGTTTGTATGTGGTGGCTTTGATGGTTCTCATGCCATCAGTTGTGTGGAAATGTATGATCCAACTAGAAATGAATGGAAGATGATGGGAAATATGACTTCACCAAGGAGCAATGCTGGGATTGCAACTGTAGGGAACACCATTTATGCAGTGGGAGGATTCGATGGCAATGAATTTCTGAATACGGTGGAAGTCTATAACCTTGAGTCAAATGAATGGAGCCCCTATACAAAGATTTTCcagttttaa